A single Lactuca sativa cultivar Salinas chromosome 8, Lsat_Salinas_v11, whole genome shotgun sequence DNA region contains:
- the LOC111882375 gene encoding NDR1/HIN1-like protein 6, producing the protein MGVVSEGKGYSGFVRCMCWCCCLLLLVIIISGGFAYYIYSAEDPKPPVYDIQSFTVNTLDLEDDSTLKTEFVVIFKIENPNEKIGFVYGKKNNISLLFDDEIISCGQLPAYKQGPANTTVLEVTLAGTSPDESSTYQDIVQNGKEKGVGMEFVVKMSVPMKFYVGNVGDVARKEVIASISCGLVMKNLVSGKTATILEKECEELVKF; encoded by the coding sequence atgggCGTAGTTAGCGAGGGAAAAGGCTATAGTGGTTTTGTCCGATGCATGTGCTGGTGTTGCTGTCTCCTCTTACTTGTAATCATCATCTCCGGTGGCTTTGCGTATTACATCTACTCCGCTGAGGACCCTAAGCCACCGGTATATGACATCCAGTCATTCACTGTCAACACCCTCGACCTTGAAGACGATTCAACTCTCAAAACGGAGTTTGTGGTTATCTTTAAGATCGAAAATCCGAATGAAAAAATCGGATTCGTATATGGGAAAAAGAACAACATATCTTTACTTTTTGATGATGAGATCATATCATGTGGACAGCTGCCTGCTTACAAGCAAGGTCCTGCCAACACGACAGTACTAGAAGTCACGTTGGCAGGAACAAGCCCAGATGAATCAAGCACCTATCAAGATATTGTGCAAAATGGTAAAGAAAAAGGAGTAGGGATGGAATTTGTAGTGAAAATGTCGGTGCCGATGAAATTTTATGTGGGTAATGTGGGTGATGTTGCTCGCAAGGAAGTTATTGCATCGATTTCGTGTGGTTTGGTTATGAAAAATTTGGTGAGTGGTAAGACCGCAACGATTTTGGAAAAGGAGTGCGAAGAGCTCGTTAAATTTTAG